One Spinacia oleracea cultivar Varoflay chromosome 4, BTI_SOV_V1, whole genome shotgun sequence DNA segment encodes these proteins:
- the LOC130471851 gene encoding uncharacterized protein has protein sequence MQNFKPWSPHFNFHEEVLKVIPMWVKFPNLPLNCWGSVSLSRLSSVLRVPLFADECTTQQLRISFARVLIEVDVTKPLPSHIVVVDATGKEFVQPVSYDWKPSFCKKCCIVGHDCAKVKQATTRPAVQKVVKKWVVKKTVPEDKQKGNSAVVDGTVTPIYTINVVQSGNDAGWMTARKPDRVLNQQDVHHSDDEGEESDEESVGEPPVYVIAVLETRVESRNAVKIQNKFGSCWSWSCNSLCNPRGRIWLGWNSLKVTVTVLIIHEQFIHGELADSSGNSIRVFTVVYGLNTVETRKPLWRELTGLAASIGSTPLLLLGDFNDVLSQQDRLNGAGITSYDTQDFEQFLFLTGVAELRVIGNFYSWSNKSIGDRRISSRIWGMESG, from the exons ATGCAAAATTTTAAACCATGGTCTCCCCACTTCAACTTCCATGAAGAAGTTCTCAAGGTGATTCCCATGTGGGTCAAATTTCCTAACCTTCCACTGAATTGTTGGGGGAGTGTCTCTCTCAGCAGGTTAAGTAGTGTTCTAAGAGTGCCACTCTTTGCTGATGAATGCACTACACAACAACTCAGAATTTCATTTGCCAGGGTGCTCATTGAAGTTGATGTTACAAAACCACTGCCTTCTCACATAGTTGTTGTTGATGCCACTGGGAAGGAGTTTGTTCAACCTGTGTCTTATGATTGGAAACCGTCTTTTTGCAAGAAATGTTGTATAGTAGGCCATGACTGTGCAAAAGTTAAACAAGCAACAACTAGGCCAGCAGTTCAGAAAGTTGTGAAGAAGTGGGTGGTTAAGAAAACTGTTCCAGAAGATAAACAAAAGGGTAATAGTGCTGTTGTTGATGGAACTGTGACTCCAATTTACACAATCAATGTGGTGCAATCTGGAAATGATGCTGGTTGGATGACTGCTAGGAAACCAGACAG GGTTCTGAATCAACAGGATGTACATCACTCGGATGATGAAGGAGAGGAAAGTGATGAGGAAAGTGTTGGGGAGCCCCCAG TATATGTTATTGCTGTGCTTGAAACTAGAGTCGAAAGTAGAAATGCAGTTAAGATTCAAAATAAATTTGGTAGCTGTTGGTCTTGGTCTTGTAATTCTCTTTGTAATCCAAGAGGTAGAATATGGTTGGGTTGGAACTCTCTGAAAGTTACAGTCACAGTCCTTATCATTCATGAGCAATTTATTCATGGGGAATTGGCGGATTCCAGTGGGAATTCTATCCGTGTGTTTACAGTTGTTTATGGTCTCAACACAGTGGAAACTAGGAAACCTCTGTGGAGAGAGCTTACTGGGTTAGCTGCTTCTATTGGTAGCACTCCTTTGCTTTTGTTAGGAGATTTTAATGATGTTTTATCTCAACAAGATAGACTCAATGGTGCTGGTATTACAAGTTATGATACTCAAGATTTTGAACAGTTTCTTTTTCTTACTGGGGTAGCTGAACTTAGAGTTATAGGGAATTTCTATTCTTGGAGTAATAAGAGTATTGGAGATAGGAGAATTTCAAGTAGAATTTGGGGAATGGAGAGTGGATGA